One Pasteurella dagmatis DNA segment encodes these proteins:
- a CDS encoding YbhB/YbcL family Raf kinase inhibitor-like protein, with amino-acid sequence MKVTSSAIKNGAFEDKYGKRGSQFSPNGMPTYSIPFEISGAPEGTESFAAVLEDKDAITASGFVWIHWLIANLERTSVQENESLTATDYVQGANSWASVLGKFDIAEASVYGGMAPPNCLHRYELIVYALDCKLDLKAGFRFNDLHFAMQGHVLDQAVVMGTYDV; translated from the coding sequence ATGAAAGTCACCAGTTCAGCCATTAAAAATGGGGCATTTGAAGACAAATACGGTAAGCGAGGTAGTCAATTTAGCCCAAATGGTATGCCAACTTATTCTATCCCGTTTGAAATTAGCGGTGCGCCTGAAGGGACAGAGTCTTTTGCAGCCGTGTTAGAAGATAAAGATGCGATTACGGCGAGTGGTTTCGTTTGGATTCATTGGTTAATCGCTAATTTAGAGCGTACTTCTGTGCAAGAAAATGAAAGTTTAACTGCGACTGATTATGTGCAAGGGGCAAACTCGTGGGCAAGCGTGTTAGGTAAATTTGATATTGCTGAAGCCTCTGTTTATGGTGGAATGGCACCGCCAAACTGCTTGCACCGTTACGAATTGATCGTCTATGCGCTTGATTGCAAATTAGACCTAAAAGCTGGTTTCCGTTTTAATGATCTGCACTTTGCAATGCAAGGGCATGTTTTAGATCAAGCGGTAGTAATGGGCACTTATGACGTGTAG